The following are encoded in a window of Ruficoccus amylovorans genomic DNA:
- a CDS encoding DUF2179 domain-containing protein, with protein sequence MDGFDYTGWIIIPVLIFLARLMDVSLATFRHILIFKGMRKIVPAIGFVEVLIWLVAITQVMQNLSNIASYLGFASGFAAGTYLGIVLEEKIALGHQLVRIITQRKTPELRAALSTSRFGVTVVPAQGSKGPVDIFFVAVERKRMKKLIKCIRECDPDLFFTIEDVRSVSSAGVWGHNADFGGELAMEGTLKKK encoded by the coding sequence ATGGACGGTTTTGATTACACAGGTTGGATTATTATTCCGGTGCTCATCTTTCTGGCCCGCCTGATGGACGTGAGTCTGGCGACGTTTCGCCACATCCTCATTTTCAAGGGCATGCGCAAGATTGTCCCGGCCATCGGCTTCGTCGAGGTGCTGATCTGGCTGGTGGCGATCACCCAGGTGATGCAGAACCTGAGCAACATCGCCAGTTACCTGGGGTTCGCTTCCGGGTTCGCGGCGGGGACGTACCTGGGGATTGTACTGGAGGAGAAAATCGCCCTCGGGCACCAGCTCGTGCGGATCATCACCCAGCGCAAGACCCCGGAACTGCGGGCCGCGCTCAGTACCAGCCGCTTCGGGGTGACGGTGGTCCCGGCCCAGGGCTCGAAGGGACCGGTGGATATCTTCTTCGTCGCGGTCGAACGCAAGCGCATGAAAAAACTGATCAAGTGCATCCGCGAATGCGACCCGGACCTGTTCTTCACCATCGAGGATGTGCGTTCGGTCAGTTCAGCAGGCGTCTGGGGACACAATGCGGACTTTGGCGGCGAACTGGCGATGGAAGGTACGCTCAAGAAAAAATAA
- the hpnC gene encoding squalene synthase HpnC translates to MMTVEESYARCHDLTREHYENFPVARLVPKSIRPYVSAVYAFARTADDLADEGWTASESTAPDGRVFTPQERVAALDAYEEQLDNAAAGRPLEEKYAWIFLALGDTIKKTGAPVQLFRDLLSAFKQDCVKLRYSTFAEVLDYCRRSANPVGRLVLILHGHASEQNFAWSDQICSALQLANFWQDVSVDIKKDGRIYVPQEDWTTFGVTEAMFSQPPATPEFRRCLKHQVDRTYAMFNEGRVLSRHLPFPLSMEIRLTWLGGQTILDKIVSRDYDTVSARPKLNGFDKVKLLQKAAFTR, encoded by the coding sequence ATGATGACTGTCGAAGAATCCTACGCCCGCTGCCACGACCTGACCCGGGAGCACTACGAGAACTTTCCCGTCGCCCGGCTCGTGCCCAAGAGTATCCGCCCCTATGTGAGCGCGGTGTACGCCTTTGCGCGGACGGCGGACGACCTCGCAGACGAGGGCTGGACGGCCTCCGAAAGCACCGCTCCCGATGGCCGCGTTTTTACCCCGCAGGAGCGCGTGGCCGCGCTCGACGCCTACGAGGAACAGCTCGACAACGCCGCCGCCGGTCGCCCGCTGGAGGAGAAATACGCCTGGATCTTCCTCGCCCTCGGCGACACCATCAAGAAGACCGGCGCGCCAGTGCAGCTTTTCCGCGACCTGCTCAGCGCGTTCAAGCAGGACTGTGTCAAACTGCGCTACTCCACTTTTGCCGAAGTCCTCGACTACTGCCGCCGCAGCGCGAACCCGGTGGGACGGCTCGTGCTCATCCTCCACGGCCACGCCAGCGAGCAGAACTTCGCCTGGTCGGACCAGATTTGCTCGGCGCTCCAGCTCGCCAACTTCTGGCAGGACGTGAGCGTGGACATCAAGAAGGACGGCCGCATCTACGTCCCACAGGAGGACTGGACCACCTTTGGCGTGACCGAGGCGATGTTCTCCCAGCCTCCGGCCACCCCGGAGTTCCGCCGCTGCCTCAAGCACCAGGTGGACCGCACCTACGCCATGTTCAATGAGGGCCGCGTCCTCAGCCGCCACCTGCCCTTCCCCCTGAGTATGGAAATCCGCCTAACCTGGCTCGGCGGCCAGACCATTCTGGATAAAATCGTCTCCCGCGACTACGACACCGTCAGCGCCCGCCCCAAGCTCAACGGCTTCGACAAAGTCAAGCTCCTGCAAAAAGCCGCCTTCACCCGCTGA
- a CDS encoding HlyD family efflux transporter periplasmic adaptor subunit, translating into MMRISPRRKPLGLRPLVLLLVLGAAAVAQGQSESRQVAALGKIIPGEGVVNVAAPAGETGQAIVAEVSVTPGQTVKKGDPLAVLTTKPLLEAAVFAAQKSAAAAQADAAAAQAGIEVAQKQVAVFDHQLQSLDARVSAAQKEASAAQMGVDQAQKAIARAEAEYQAAVARLQGEIDEHTRLIKEWDPGTKDRVQIQSQQRILALEIKKLGSTKAAQDNELKSAYNTAQAQADAAAAQVDVVASERQSILDQKAIAEVQLAQVQAQADAAAAQAAAAQEQVRQAQARLATGTVFSPLNGVVVSVNAWPGTAVELGGVASVADTTEMFVEAEVYVDDVSKVKAGQAATVSGQPLGKELTGKVDRVGVQVAANAVFSRDPTAFADQRVVKVRIKLDDPAAVRSLIGAQVTVKIKP; encoded by the coding sequence ATGATGAGAATTTCTCCAAGGCGTAAGCCGCTGGGCCTGCGCCCGCTTGTGCTTTTGCTCGTGCTGGGTGCCGCCGCTGTGGCACAGGGGCAGTCCGAGTCGCGGCAGGTGGCCGCGCTGGGCAAGATCATCCCCGGCGAGGGCGTGGTCAATGTCGCCGCCCCGGCGGGCGAGACCGGCCAGGCCATCGTGGCCGAGGTCAGCGTCACCCCCGGCCAGACTGTGAAAAAAGGCGACCCGCTGGCTGTGCTGACGACCAAGCCCCTGCTTGAGGCCGCTGTGTTCGCCGCGCAAAAGAGTGCCGCCGCCGCCCAGGCCGATGCCGCCGCCGCGCAGGCCGGGATTGAAGTGGCGCAAAAGCAGGTCGCCGTTTTCGACCATCAGCTTCAGTCGCTGGATGCCCGCGTTTCCGCCGCGCAGAAGGAGGCTTCCGCCGCGCAGATGGGCGTGGATCAGGCGCAGAAGGCCATCGCCCGCGCCGAGGCCGAGTATCAGGCCGCCGTGGCCCGCCTGCAAGGCGAGATCGACGAGCACACCCGGCTGATCAAGGAGTGGGACCCCGGCACCAAGGACCGCGTGCAGATCCAGTCCCAGCAGCGGATTCTCGCGCTGGAGATTAAAAAGCTCGGCTCGACCAAGGCCGCGCAGGACAACGAATTGAAATCCGCCTACAACACCGCGCAGGCGCAGGCCGATGCCGCCGCCGCGCAGGTGGACGTGGTCGCCTCGGAGCGGCAGTCGATCCTCGACCAGAAGGCTATCGCGGAGGTGCAGTTGGCTCAGGTGCAGGCGCAGGCCGATGCCGCCGCCGCGCAGGCCGCCGCCGCGCAGGAGCAGGTCCGGCAAGCCCAGGCCCGCCTGGCCACCGGGACGGTGTTTTCGCCGTTGAACGGTGTGGTGGTCTCCGTCAATGCCTGGCCCGGCACCGCTGTCGAGTTGGGTGGAGTGGCCTCCGTGGCCGACACGACGGAGATGTTTGTCGAGGCCGAGGTCTACGTGGACGACGTTTCCAAGGTCAAGGCCGGGCAGGCCGCGACCGTTTCCGGCCAGCCGCTGGGCAAGGAGTTGACCGGCAAGGTTGACCGCGTGGGCGTGCAGGTCGCCGCCAACGCGGTTTTCAGCCGCGACCCGACGGCTTTCGCCGACCAGCGCGTGGTCAAGGTCCGGATCAAACTCGACGACCCCGCCGCCGTGCGTTCGCTCATTGGCGCGCAGGTCACGGTCAAGATCAAGCCCTGA
- the devC gene encoding ABC transporter permease DevC: MLLNKLMPLGIPLAWLNLIKEKKRFFAAVAGITFAVTMMMFQMGLNSALFKQVVGPHAEMAADIFMVSSQYEYLGVSKGFPLRRLVQAEGEPGVAQTVPLYVGSLPMLNTANRSTREVFIMAWDPAVQAFDDEEIESQRWKLKREGVALYDRLSRPELGPFVQEVDETGEAVTEVANRRMAIEGLFSISPTFVADGNMLTSADTFLPLWPGGDPSVVSLGLIRLEPGTDPAAVVAGLTDYLPDDVRVYTRQAFLDYEMQYWRERTPIGFVITASMAVALIVGAVIVYQILYTDVNDHLEEYATLKSIGFRDSYFTSVILQESVILSVFGFIPGTLFTWVLFYFTRQIAHMATYLSLLNCAIIFGLTLFMCLTAGALATRKLRHANPAEIF, encoded by the coding sequence ATGCTTTTAAACAAACTCATGCCGCTGGGCATTCCGCTGGCCTGGCTCAACCTCATCAAGGAGAAGAAGCGCTTCTTCGCGGCAGTGGCGGGGATCACCTTCGCCGTCACGATGATGATGTTCCAGATGGGGCTCAACTCCGCGCTCTTCAAGCAGGTCGTCGGCCCGCATGCCGAGATGGCGGCGGACATCTTCATGGTCAGCAGCCAGTACGAGTACCTCGGCGTCAGCAAGGGCTTCCCGCTGCGGCGGCTGGTGCAGGCCGAGGGTGAGCCGGGCGTGGCGCAGACCGTACCGCTCTACGTCGGCAGCCTGCCCATGCTTAACACCGCCAACCGCAGCACGCGCGAGGTCTTTATCATGGCCTGGGATCCGGCGGTGCAGGCTTTTGACGACGAGGAGATCGAGAGCCAGCGCTGGAAGCTCAAGCGCGAGGGCGTCGCCCTCTACGACCGGCTCTCGCGCCCTGAGTTGGGGCCGTTTGTGCAGGAGGTGGATGAGACCGGCGAGGCCGTGACCGAGGTGGCTAACCGCCGCATGGCCATCGAGGGGTTGTTCTCGATTTCTCCGACCTTCGTGGCGGACGGTAACATGCTCACCAGTGCCGACACTTTCCTCCCCCTGTGGCCGGGCGGCGACCCCTCCGTGGTCAGCCTCGGCCTCATCCGCCTGGAGCCGGGCACGGACCCCGCCGCTGTGGTGGCGGGACTGACGGATTATCTGCCCGACGATGTGCGCGTCTATACCCGGCAGGCTTTCCTCGACTACGAGATGCAGTACTGGCGCGAGCGCACGCCCATCGGTTTCGTTATCACGGCTTCGATGGCGGTGGCGCTGATCGTGGGCGCGGTCATCGTGTATCAGATTCTCTATACAGATGTGAACGATCACCTGGAGGAGTACGCCACGCTCAAGTCTATTGGCTTCCGTGACAGCTACTTCACCAGCGTGATTTTACAGGAGTCGGTTATTTTAAGCGTGTTCGGGTTTATCCCTGGGACGCTTTTCACCTGGGTGCTGTTTTACTTCACTCGGCAAATAGCCCACATGGCCACGTACCTGAGCCTGCTCAACTGCGCCATCATCTTCGGGCTGACGCTGTTCATGTGCCTGACGGCGGGCGCATTGGCCACCCGTAAACTCCGCCACGCCAACCCGGCCGAAATTTTCTAG
- a CDS encoding ABC transporter ATP-binding protein, producing MSREPIIRVKDLHYSFREGEGMKEVLHGVSADFYPGEIVIIMGPSGSGKTTFLKLLGGLRTVQKGSIEIDGQLLEKGRKKDLVSVRRKIGFIFQNHHLIASLSVCQNVMMPLSFNPRETAATARPQALDILKQVGLADHVNKKPSQLSGGQKQRVAIARALVHNPRIVLADEPTASLDGKTGREVVDHIQRLAKQSGATILLVTHDSRILDVADRLIELEDGVLNSDPPIEG from the coding sequence ATGTCCAGGGAACCCATTATCCGCGTCAAAGACCTCCACTACTCCTTCCGCGAAGGGGAGGGGATGAAGGAGGTCCTGCACGGCGTTTCGGCGGACTTTTACCCCGGCGAAATCGTCATCATCATGGGCCCCTCCGGCTCGGGTAAGACGACCTTTCTCAAGCTGCTGGGCGGTTTGCGCACGGTGCAGAAGGGCAGCATCGAGATCGACGGCCAACTGCTCGAAAAGGGGCGCAAGAAGGACCTCGTCAGCGTGCGCCGAAAGATCGGTTTCATCTTTCAGAACCATCACCTGATCGCCTCGCTCAGCGTCTGCCAGAATGTCATGATGCCCCTGTCTTTCAACCCGAGGGAAACGGCGGCTACGGCCCGGCCTCAGGCGCTTGATATTTTGAAACAGGTTGGCCTGGCCGATCACGTGAATAAAAAGCCCTCGCAGCTCTCCGGCGGGCAAAAGCAGCGGGTGGCCATCGCCCGCGCCCTCGTGCACAACCCGCGCATCGTGCTGGCGGACGAGCCGACGGCCTCGCTCGACGGCAAGACCGGCCGCGAAGTGGTGGACCACATCCAGCGCCTGGCCAAGCAGTCCGGAGCGACCATCCTCCTGGTTACGCACGACAGCCGTATCCTCGACGTGGCCGACCGCCTGATCGAGCTGGAGGACGGCGTGCTCAACTCCGACCCGCCCATCGAGGGGTAA
- a CDS encoding PEP-CTERM sorting domain-containing protein: protein MLALSLGATLLAGPAAQAAVTPEGDVSPGTGDSYWSTGGSSSQAVAIGQSSPGSLMMNGGSTLASGQVTIGTDGAAGGEVELSDAGTSWAIANDAYIGFFGGALVEVMNGASVSTGSTALGYYAGSTGKIVVKGAGSQWSATSVVVGSSGNAQFNVTDSGKVTTSGNLDVQGGSGVGILNLGVSGNTTLVDVGGTFTNNGTVNVFALGNITGGIYLPVTATSFAGGGTLNFWGGSVAEGVGAFAVSDYTEYTTPLVGQNLSGARVNAGDGELIVVFADNAGTGNLEINEVASPLPSGYSYYEVVQIEMSGLTNSEIILSFELGAGVDEDNIYAWKLVGENWQEIDLEDTLGTYEQEYFNMMVDGGGVYALGVVPEPSTYAALIGACVLAFVCLRRRLRS from the coding sequence ATGCTTGCGTTGAGCTTGGGGGCGACCTTGCTGGCTGGTCCCGCGGCCCAGGCGGCGGTGACGCCGGAGGGCGACGTCTCTCCGGGGACAGGCGACTCCTACTGGAGCACAGGTGGGAGCAGCAGCCAGGCTGTCGCTATCGGGCAGAGTTCGCCCGGTTCGCTTATGATGAACGGCGGCAGCACGCTCGCCAGCGGCCAGGTCACTATCGGTACCGATGGGGCTGCTGGAGGCGAAGTTGAATTGTCGGACGCCGGCACGAGCTGGGCCATCGCCAATGATGCCTACATCGGCTTTTTCGGTGGAGCGCTGGTTGAAGTCATGAACGGGGCGAGCGTGAGCACCGGCTCCACGGCTCTGGGCTACTACGCGGGCAGCACCGGTAAGATCGTGGTCAAGGGCGCGGGCTCGCAGTGGAGCGCAACCAGTGTGGTGGTCGGTTCCTCCGGCAATGCGCAGTTCAATGTGACCGACAGCGGCAAGGTCACGACGAGCGGCAATTTGGATGTACAGGGTGGTTCGGGCGTCGGCATCCTGAACCTCGGCGTTTCCGGTAATACGACGCTGGTCGATGTCGGCGGCACTTTTACCAATAATGGCACGGTCAATGTCTTCGCTCTCGGGAATATTACGGGCGGTATCTACCTCCCGGTCACGGCCACCTCATTCGCCGGCGGCGGTACCCTCAATTTCTGGGGCGGCTCCGTGGCTGAAGGGGTAGGTGCCTTTGCGGTCAGCGACTACACGGAGTACACGACGCCGTTGGTGGGGCAGAACCTCAGCGGCGCGCGCGTCAACGCCGGGGACGGCGAGCTGATCGTGGTCTTCGCCGACAATGCGGGCACCGGCAACCTGGAGATCAACGAGGTGGCATCTCCGCTGCCTTCCGGTTACAGCTATTATGAGGTGGTCCAGATCGAAATGAGCGGCCTGACCAACAGCGAGATTATCCTCTCCTTCGAACTGGGCGCGGGGGTGGACGAAGACAATATTTACGCCTGGAAACTCGTGGGTGAAAATTGGCAGGAGATCGACCTCGAGGATACGCTCGGGACCTACGAGCAGGAGTACTTCAATATGATGGTTGATGGCGGCGGCGTTTACGCCCTCGGCGTTGTGCCTGAGCCCTCCACTTACGCGGCTTTGATCGGCGCGTGCGTACTGGCCTTCGTTTGCCTGCGTCGTCGTCTGCGTTCCTGA
- a CDS encoding DUF1425 domain-containing protein — protein MKNLFGFSLLSLLAVFALSGCGTTNSNVDYKTQRIAYSDPAVQKEVKVELVDGDIKDKKVLQANIVNTTSKPVVVSYRVEWFNLNGLLINDPETKKLQIAPGDIGFVKAEQPDPLAVYPRIVLGK, from the coding sequence ATGAAAAATCTATTCGGATTCTCCCTGCTTTCCCTGCTCGCCGTGTTCGCGCTCTCGGGCTGCGGCACCACGAACTCGAACGTTGATTACAAGACCCAGCGTATCGCTTACTCCGACCCGGCTGTCCAAAAGGAGGTCAAGGTCGAGCTGGTGGACGGCGACATCAAGGACAAGAAGGTTCTCCAGGCCAATATCGTCAACACGACGAGCAAGCCGGTTGTGGTCAGCTACCGCGTCGAGTGGTTCAACCTTAACGGCCTGCTGATTAACGACCCGGAAACCAAGAAGCTCCAGATCGCCCCCGGCGACATCGGCTTTGTCAAGGCCGAGCAGCCCGATCCGCTCGCCGTATACCCGCGCATCGTCCTGGGCAAGTAA
- the rpsT gene encoding 30S ribosomal protein S20 has protein sequence MANTKQAQKYIRKTEVRTERNRNESSRLKTLAKKARAAEGEEAAKIASEYASALDKAAKRGVIHPNKAARQKSAISAKIFAKA, from the coding sequence ATGGCCAACACCAAACAAGCCCAGAAGTACATCCGTAAGACCGAGGTTCGCACGGAGCGTAACCGCAACGAGAGCAGCCGTCTGAAGACCCTGGCCAAGAAGGCCCGTGCCGCCGAAGGCGAAGAAGCCGCCAAGATCGCCAGCGAGTACGCCTCTGCCCTGGACAAGGCCGCCAAGCGCGGTGTCATCCATCCGAACAAGGCCGCCCGCCAGAAGTCGGCCATCTCGGCCAAGATCTTCGCCAAGGCCTGA
- a CDS encoding RNA pseudouridine synthase → MASTEQTRFIGFPPPLLGGRPQRLPVLGCEPGQWLALDKPADVLTERHRWYPGMPALVPALNAQAEAGKPELEPYGVTEARHVYILEPEISGVLLLALSDERLQQLREAYGSGQMRFRFGFLAQWRGGPEERSSQLPVAVHNTEARALISHQSGKKCRTRFRLVERLGDYAWWEASATYLRPHQIRLHAAELGLPAVGDALYGGPEPICLSMLKRDYRQRGIERPLYDGLCLHLEGLEANLPGQAIRLEAGLPKGLAVLRRRLLMHA, encoded by the coding sequence ATGGCTTCGACCGAACAGACCCGCTTCATCGGCTTCCCTCCGCCCCTGCTCGGGGGGCGTCCCCAACGCCTGCCCGTGCTCGGCTGTGAGCCGGGGCAATGGCTGGCGCTGGACAAGCCTGCGGATGTCCTGACTGAGCGGCACCGCTGGTACCCCGGAATGCCCGCGCTGGTGCCCGCGCTCAACGCCCAGGCCGAGGCCGGTAAGCCCGAACTGGAGCCTTACGGGGTCACGGAGGCCCGCCATGTTTACATTCTGGAGCCGGAAATTTCCGGCGTGCTGCTACTTGCTTTGAGCGATGAGCGGCTCCAGCAGTTGCGCGAGGCCTATGGTTCCGGGCAGATGCGCTTTCGCTTCGGCTTCCTCGCCCAGTGGCGTGGCGGGCCGGAAGAGCGGTCAAGCCAGCTCCCCGTCGCCGTGCACAACACCGAGGCGCGCGCGCTGATTTCCCATCAGAGCGGTAAGAAGTGCCGGACCCGTTTCCGCCTGGTCGAACGGCTCGGAGACTATGCCTGGTGGGAGGCGAGCGCGACCTACCTGCGCCCGCATCAGATTCGCCTGCACGCGGCCGAGCTGGGCTTGCCCGCCGTTGGCGATGCGCTCTATGGCGGTCCGGAGCCGATCTGCCTGTCCATGCTCAAGCGCGATTACCGCCAGCGTGGTATTGAACGCCCGCTCTACGACGGCCTTTGCCTGCACCTGGAGGGGCTGGAGGCAAACCTGCCGGGCCAGGCCATCCGCCTGGAGGCCGGGCTGCCGAAGGGGCTGGCCGTCCTGCGTCGCCGTCTGCTCATGCATGCCTGA
- a CDS encoding NAD(+)/NADH kinase: MKPITRIALVVNAQKTGAHELGKMLTHLCAQAGVESRLTTSHPVERDFLKGMDACCVLGGDGTLLSAVPESMAHRVPVFGINQGKLGFLATLSVEESEWQFKRILAGEYIIEERSTLHCTSAGGEEAFAFNDVVLKSPDSQGLIGLRVTCDEELVTDYWADGLIFCTSTGSTAYNLSAGGPIVHPHSNVITMTPICAHTLTNRSMIFPSRSRLAVNCSPRGKPPIISVDGNLAFHGCRLPLSIRRADTTVPLLQPPNHSHFRILRSKLMWGGEESIDPGI; encoded by the coding sequence ATGAAGCCCATTACCCGGATCGCCCTCGTCGTCAATGCCCAGAAGACCGGCGCTCATGAACTGGGCAAGATGCTGACCCACCTCTGCGCCCAGGCCGGAGTCGAAAGCCGCCTGACCACCTCCCACCCGGTTGAGCGCGACTTCCTCAAGGGGATGGACGCCTGCTGTGTCCTCGGCGGCGACGGCACCCTGCTCTCCGCCGTCCCCGAGTCGATGGCCCACCGCGTGCCCGTTTTCGGGATCAATCAGGGCAAACTCGGCTTCCTGGCCACGCTCTCCGTCGAGGAGTCCGAATGGCAGTTTAAAAGAATTCTCGCCGGGGAGTACATCATCGAGGAGCGCTCCACCCTCCACTGCACCTCCGCCGGGGGTGAGGAAGCCTTCGCCTTCAACGACGTGGTGCTGAAAAGCCCCGACTCGCAAGGGCTGATCGGGCTGCGCGTCACCTGTGACGAGGAACTCGTCACCGACTACTGGGCCGACGGGCTGATTTTCTGCACCTCGACCGGCTCCACCGCCTACAATCTTTCCGCCGGGGGGCCCATCGTGCACCCGCACTCGAACGTCATCACCATGACGCCGATCTGCGCCCACACCCTGACCAACCGCAGCATGATCTTTCCCTCGCGCTCGCGACTGGCTGTCAACTGCTCCCCCCGAGGCAAGCCCCCCATTATCTCCGTGGACGGCAATCTCGCCTTTCACGGCTGCCGCCTGCCCCTGAGCATCCGCCGCGCCGACACCACCGTCCCTCTCCTTCAGCCGCCCAACCATTCCCACTTCCGCATTCTGCGCAGCAAGCTCATGTGGGGCGGCGAGGAAAGCATCGACCCCGGCATCTGA